Proteins encoded by one window of Streptomyces sp. NBC_01477:
- a CDS encoding YbhB/YbcL family Raf kinase inhibitor-like protein, with the protein MAVLGKLLKNRRAGEAGLAWNTPNLAGPETLRVTSPDFEHEATMPVAHAGKRSGGQNTSPALSWTGTPAGATQLLLVVEDPDVPLPKPFVHGVFLLDAAVTEVARGALDENSATAGVRVLRSGKGRGYLGADPIKGHGQHRYAFQLFALAKPIAASAGGADPESAKPRAVLDAAGEVLARGRIDGFYENP; encoded by the coding sequence ATGGCAGTGCTCGGTAAGTTGCTGAAGAACCGGCGGGCCGGGGAGGCGGGCCTGGCCTGGAACACGCCGAACCTGGCGGGGCCCGAGACCCTGCGGGTGACCAGTCCGGACTTCGAGCACGAGGCGACGATGCCGGTGGCGCACGCCGGGAAGCGGTCGGGCGGCCAGAACACCTCGCCGGCGCTGAGCTGGACCGGAACCCCCGCCGGCGCCACGCAACTGCTCCTGGTCGTCGAGGACCCGGATGTGCCCCTGCCGAAGCCGTTCGTCCACGGAGTCTTCCTTCTCGACGCTGCGGTGACCGAAGTCGCGCGGGGTGCGCTCGACGAGAACAGCGCCACCGCGGGTGTGCGGGTGCTGCGGTCCGGCAAGGGACGCGGCTACCTGGGGGCGGACCCGATCAAGGGGCACGGCCAGCACCGGTACGCGTTCCAGCTCTTCGCGCTCGCGAAGCCGATCGCCGCCTCGGCGGGCGGCGCGGACCCGGAATCGGCCAAACCACGCGCCGTGCTCGACGCCGCCGGCGAGGTCCTCGCGCGTGGCCGGATCGACGGCTTCTACGAGAACCCCTGA
- a CDS encoding acyl-CoA dehydrogenase family protein, protein MSDDLAGLVADRVGDRAAGWDVAGELPRDLLAELGGLGVLCAQVGVGHGGAGLDSRANGELTAAVGELCGSLRSVMTSHGMAAWAIRRLGTAGQRDHFLRRLTSGELAAVGFSEPGAGSDLAAMATTITDGGSGDVVVCGRKVWVTAAHYADLLLVFGGYQGGATAVVVPADTPGVRVERVPHPSGCRAAGHAGLVLDHVRVPADHVLGGVGLPLPLVVTAALTYGRMSVAWGCVGILRACLTAAVEHTGGREQFGIPLAGHQLVGRLLAELYVGEQIATRACEHASASWDGGAPEVATDAVQAKYIASRAATAGASHAVQLLASAAASDGHVVARAYRDAKLMEIIEGTTEICQLLLAEHVRGRAGTVRGRP, encoded by the coding sequence GTGAGCGACGACCTCGCCGGGCTCGTCGCCGACCGGGTGGGCGACCGCGCGGCGGGCTGGGACGTCGCCGGCGAGCTGCCCCGCGACCTGCTGGCCGAGCTGGGCGGGCTGGGCGTGCTGTGTGCCCAGGTCGGCGTCGGGCACGGTGGAGCGGGACTGGACAGCCGGGCCAACGGCGAGCTGACCGCCGCGGTCGGCGAGCTGTGCGGTTCGCTGCGCAGCGTCATGACCTCGCACGGCATGGCCGCGTGGGCGATCCGCCGGCTGGGCACCGCCGGGCAGCGCGACCACTTCCTGCGCCGGCTGACCTCGGGGGAGCTGGCCGCCGTCGGGTTCAGCGAACCGGGCGCGGGCAGCGACCTCGCCGCGATGGCCACCACGATCACCGACGGCGGGTCCGGCGACGTCGTGGTCTGCGGCCGCAAGGTGTGGGTCACCGCCGCCCACTACGCCGATCTGCTCCTCGTGTTCGGCGGCTACCAGGGCGGCGCCACCGCCGTGGTGGTGCCCGCGGACACGCCGGGTGTGCGGGTCGAGCGGGTGCCGCACCCCAGCGGGTGCCGTGCGGCCGGGCACGCCGGCCTGGTCCTCGACCATGTCCGCGTGCCGGCCGACCACGTGCTGGGCGGGGTCGGGCTGCCGCTGCCGCTGGTCGTCACGGCGGCGCTGACCTACGGCCGGATGTCCGTCGCCTGGGGCTGTGTCGGCATCCTGCGCGCGTGCCTGACGGCGGCCGTCGAGCACACCGGCGGCCGCGAGCAGTTCGGGATTCCGCTCGCCGGGCATCAGCTCGTCGGCCGCCTGCTCGCCGAGCTGTACGTCGGCGAGCAGATCGCCACCCGCGCCTGTGAGCACGCCAGCGCGTCGTGGGACGGGGGCGCGCCCGAGGTCGCCACCGACGCGGTGCAGGCCAAGTACATCGCCTCCCGCGCGGCCACCGCCGGGGCCTCCCACGCGGTCCAGCTCCTCGCGTCCGCCGCCGCGTCCGACGGCCACGTGGTGGCCCGCGCGTACCGGGACGCGAAGCTGATGGAGATCATCGAAGGCACCACCGAGATCTGCCAACTCCTGCTCGCCGAACACGTGCGGGGCCGGGCGGGCACAGTGAGGGGACGGCCATGA
- a CDS encoding carboxylesterase family protein, giving the protein MREETDYELTDDDLVVETSSGAMRGFLDRGVPNWRGMPYGRVEQRFRPPAPAVPVERIDARHWGPVSWQLPIIPGQTPSTVSPDATESENCLNLNIWSPDPNPGARRPVLVWLHFGSRAYGSGSTSTNDVWHFAARHDAVVVTANYRIGAWGWLYLGALDPDFKDSANLSMLDQIQALRWVKENVAAFGGDPDNVTLFGLSSGSSDVAALLGAPAAKGLFHKAALYSGAQPPMAEERAARFAKDFLEAAGPLAATPRDLARLPNVGLRTIHRRMLKQATAKSHGPAMIRYGPFVDGSVLPRSPLDSLGAGLMSDVPLLVSNVTEESGAWDAWNAIDTAYLRAFPEKDQSLPHREKIDALSELIWVGPAKKLLAAQHKGGAPVWYQQFDYAPSTSWRTVLAYPELANRPVHGADVACLFLDPEGTVGSDEDRAVGAQDQAALLALARDGRVPWTPWTPESPAPHRIGLPAH; this is encoded by the coding sequence ATGCGCGAGGAAACTGATTACGAGCTGACTGATGACGACCTGGTGGTGGAAACGTCGTCCGGCGCGATGCGGGGCTTCCTTGACCGGGGCGTCCCGAACTGGCGCGGCATGCCGTACGGCCGGGTCGAGCAGCGGTTCCGGCCACCGGCGCCGGCCGTCCCCGTCGAGCGGATCGATGCGCGCCACTGGGGCCCGGTCTCCTGGCAGCTGCCGATCATCCCCGGCCAGACGCCCTCGACGGTGTCCCCCGACGCGACCGAGAGCGAGAACTGCCTCAACCTCAACATCTGGTCGCCCGACCCGAACCCGGGCGCGCGCCGGCCGGTGCTGGTGTGGCTGCACTTCGGCAGCCGGGCCTACGGCAGCGGCAGCACGTCGACCAACGACGTCTGGCACTTCGCCGCCCGGCACGACGCGGTCGTGGTCACCGCGAACTACCGGATAGGGGCCTGGGGCTGGCTCTATCTGGGCGCGCTGGACCCGGACTTCAAGGACAGCGCCAACCTGTCCATGCTCGACCAGATCCAGGCGCTGCGCTGGGTCAAGGAGAACGTGGCCGCCTTCGGCGGCGACCCGGACAACGTGACGTTGTTCGGCCTGTCCTCCGGCTCGTCGGACGTGGCGGCGCTGCTGGGCGCTCCCGCGGCCAAGGGGCTGTTCCACAAGGCGGCGCTGTACAGCGGCGCCCAGCCGCCGATGGCCGAGGAGCGGGCCGCCCGGTTCGCCAAGGACTTCCTTGAGGCCGCCGGACCGCTGGCGGCGACGCCGAGGGATCTCGCGCGGCTGCCCAACGTGGGGCTGCGCACCATCCACCGGCGGATGCTGAAGCAGGCCACGGCCAAGTCGCACGGCCCGGCCATGATCCGGTACGGACCGTTCGTCGACGGCAGCGTCCTGCCCCGCAGCCCGCTCGACTCGCTGGGGGCGGGGCTCATGTCCGACGTTCCGCTGCTTGTCTCGAACGTCACCGAGGAGAGCGGGGCGTGGGACGCCTGGAACGCCATCGACACGGCCTACCTGCGCGCGTTCCCCGAGAAGGACCAGTCGCTGCCACACAGGGAGAAGATCGACGCCCTGTCCGAGCTGATCTGGGTGGGGCCGGCCAAGAAGCTGCTCGCCGCCCAGCACAAGGGCGGCGCCCCGGTGTGGTACCAGCAGTTCGACTACGCGCCGTCCACCAGCTGGCGGACCGTGCTCGCCTATCCCGAGCTGGCGAACCGGCCGGTCCACGGCGCCGACGTGGCCTGCCTGTTCCTCGACCCGGAAGGCACCGTCGGCTCCGACGAGGACCGTGCGGTCGGCGCGCAGGACCAGGCGGCGCTGCTCGCCCTGGCCAGGGACGGGCGGGTGCCGTGGACGCCGTGGACGCCGGAATCACCGGCCCCGCACCGGATCGGCCTGCCGGCGCACTGA
- a CDS encoding AAA family ATPase has translation MNRAAERADSVLTRMLSGAGDAAGGGILLLDGPWGCGRTTLLSRCVGRAVESGVRTLVAACSPAERDVPFGVLAQLVQGVKAGPESASVLGEVESAAQRVFSTTDAGEAETDLLSRRLYGVLLELAGQRPLVIAVDDIRHADLPSARCLSQLVRRLPATRMIVVLTDDRNVRTSSPPLRAEALRSPGLHRITVAPLDQETVGQLVVEHFGAGVDHDRRRWFYEATGGNPVLLRALTADYETAGDILAQGYGQAFLGCLHRTGPTPLAVVRGLAVLTDAATVPTLAHLAGADVESTGQALAAMTSAGLLRDGTFRHSAARLAVLDDLPAPTREDLHRRAARLLHGAGLPAPVVARHLVRAGRMPEPWVADVLLTGAFAEDEPSLAIELLHHTLEGRTEAGDRAKIRVRLLELESRIDPVAGSVRLGPLLAAARSGDLDVPARAVLVRQLLWRGRTDEAGELLSSLRGRTDSPVLRDLELWLAATFPALSRKTAAGGTGVRVEARSTAVLTELLGRGCGADVVAKAEKVLREPLSGRCTSGLGPSGLAALMTLVYADRLGAASFWCDQLLTRAESRGLPVVQASVLAAKAEILTRKGEFDEAATTARTALTLPAPGSWGAFVGLPLGALVLALTRTGRYEEASRYVGRTVPPAVFDTLAGLHHLYGRGHFLLATDRVQAALADFLRCGELLTGWALAGAAPVPWRTAAAEAWLRLGDRDQARRLVLDQVARAGADGDRARAQSLRLLAQTRPTKRRQKLLGEAVGLLEDAGDDFELARTLRDLGESHHALGDARRARRLARRARQLAKSCGAKPFLDELGAGCDDPGEPAQPDRIRSLTGSERRVASLAAAGYTNREIALKLYVTPSTVEQHLTHAFRKLSVKRREELPGELCADLLLRGSR, from the coding sequence GTGAACCGGGCCGCCGAGCGCGCGGACTCGGTGCTCACCCGGATGCTGTCCGGAGCCGGCGACGCGGCCGGCGGTGGGATCCTCCTGCTGGACGGCCCCTGGGGCTGCGGCAGGACCACACTTCTTTCCCGTTGCGTCGGCCGGGCCGTCGAGTCCGGTGTGCGCACCCTCGTCGCGGCCTGTTCGCCTGCCGAGCGCGACGTCCCGTTCGGTGTGCTGGCCCAGCTCGTCCAGGGCGTGAAAGCGGGCCCGGAGTCGGCGTCCGTCCTGGGCGAAGTGGAATCCGCGGCGCAGCGGGTCTTCTCGACCACGGACGCCGGTGAGGCCGAGACCGATCTTCTCTCCCGACGGCTGTACGGGGTGCTGCTCGAACTCGCCGGGCAGCGGCCCCTGGTGATCGCGGTCGACGACATCCGCCACGCCGACCTCCCGTCCGCGCGCTGTCTGTCGCAACTGGTGCGACGGCTGCCGGCCACGCGGATGATCGTGGTCCTCACGGACGACCGGAACGTGCGGACCTCCTCGCCGCCGCTGCGGGCCGAGGCGCTGCGCAGTCCCGGCCTGCACCGGATCACCGTGGCGCCGCTGGACCAGGAGACGGTCGGACAACTGGTCGTCGAGCACTTCGGTGCCGGGGTGGACCACGACAGACGCAGGTGGTTCTACGAGGCCACCGGCGGCAATCCGGTGCTGCTGCGGGCTTTGACGGCCGATTACGAGACGGCCGGCGACATCCTGGCACAGGGGTACGGTCAGGCGTTCCTCGGTTGTCTCCACCGCACCGGGCCGACGCCACTGGCGGTCGTGCGCGGACTGGCCGTGCTGACCGACGCCGCCACCGTGCCCACCCTCGCGCACCTCGCCGGCGCCGACGTCGAGTCGACCGGGCAAGCGCTCGCCGCGATGACGTCCGCGGGCCTGCTGCGCGACGGAACCTTCCGGCACAGCGCGGCACGGCTGGCCGTGCTCGACGATCTTCCCGCGCCGACGCGTGAAGACCTGCACCGTCGCGCCGCCCGGCTGCTGCACGGCGCCGGTCTGCCCGCGCCGGTGGTCGCCCGGCACCTGGTCCGGGCCGGGCGCATGCCCGAACCCTGGGTGGCCGACGTGCTGCTGACCGGCGCCTTCGCCGAGGACGAGCCGAGTCTGGCCATCGAACTGCTGCACCACACCCTCGAAGGCCGGACCGAGGCCGGAGACCGGGCGAAGATCCGGGTGCGGCTGCTTGAGCTCGAATCGAGGATCGACCCGGTCGCCGGCTCCGTCCGCCTCGGACCACTGCTCGCCGCGGCGAGGTCGGGCGATCTCGACGTGCCCGCGCGAGCCGTGCTGGTGCGTCAGCTGCTGTGGCGCGGGAGAACGGACGAGGCCGGGGAGCTGCTCTCGAGCCTGCGCGGGCGAACGGACTCCCCCGTGCTGCGCGACCTCGAACTCTGGCTGGCGGCCACGTTTCCCGCGCTGTCCCGGAAAACGGCCGCCGGCGGAACCGGCGTGCGGGTGGAGGCACGGTCCACGGCCGTGCTCACGGAACTGCTCGGGCGCGGATGCGGCGCGGACGTCGTCGCGAAAGCGGAGAAGGTGCTGCGGGAGCCGCTCTCCGGCCGATGCACGTCCGGGCTGGGCCCGAGCGGACTGGCCGCCCTGATGACCCTGGTCTACGCCGACCGGCTCGGCGCCGCGTCGTTCTGGTGCGACCAACTGCTCACGCGGGCGGAGTCCCGGGGGTTGCCCGTCGTCCAGGCCTCGGTGCTCGCGGCCAAAGCGGAGATCCTCACCAGGAAGGGCGAGTTCGACGAGGCCGCGACCACCGCGCGGACGGCGCTCACACTCCCGGCGCCGGGCTCGTGGGGAGCCTTCGTCGGACTTCCGCTCGGTGCTCTGGTCCTCGCGCTGACCCGGACGGGCCGGTACGAGGAAGCGTCCCGGTACGTCGGCCGGACGGTTCCGCCGGCGGTGTTCGACACCCTTGCCGGGCTGCACCACCTCTACGGTCGCGGCCATTTCCTGCTCGCGACCGACCGCGTGCAGGCGGCGCTCGCCGACTTCCTGCGGTGCGGTGAGCTGCTCACCGGCTGGGCGCTGGCCGGCGCCGCCCCGGTTCCGTGGCGGACCGCCGCGGCCGAGGCTTGGCTGCGCCTGGGCGATCGGGACCAGGCCCGCCGGCTCGTCCTCGATCAGGTGGCCCGAGCCGGCGCCGACGGTGACCGGGCACGCGCCCAGTCGCTGAGGTTGCTCGCGCAGACCCGTCCCACGAAGCGACGGCAGAAGCTGCTGGGTGAGGCGGTCGGTCTGCTCGAGGACGCCGGTGACGACTTCGAGCTCGCGCGGACCCTGCGTGATCTGGGCGAGTCGCACCACGCCCTCGGCGACGCCCGGCGCGCGCGGCGCCTCGCGCGCCGGGCGCGGCAGCTGGCGAAGTCCTGCGGTGCCAAGCCGTTCCTCGACGAGCTGGGCGCAGGCTGCGACGATCCCGGGGAACCTGCGCAGCCGGACAGGATCCGGTCGCTCACGGGCTCGGAGCGCCGGGTGGCGTCCCTGGCTGCCGCCGGGTACACCAACCGCGAGATCGCGCTGAAGCTGTACGTCACGCCGAGCACGGTCGAGCAGCACCTCACCCACGCGTTCCGCAAGCTGTCCGTCAAACGGCGCGAGGAGCTGCCGGGGGAACTGTGTGCGGACCTGCTGCTGCGCGGTTCCCGCTGA
- a CDS encoding HAD-IIIC family phosphatase, whose translation MTATPMVKCLIWDLDDTLWRGTLVEDDGVRPFAWVREVITTLDGRGVLQSVASKNDHDHAWSRLEEFGLAEFFVVPHIDWGPKSESVRAIAERLNFAHTAIAFIDDNPVERAEVAHHLADVRCYPAEEAAGLVRRPEFSPAVVTVDSRRRRQMYRAGFERDASRAEFTGPDEGFLRTLDLEMTIERATEQELSRVEELTLRTSQMNATGVHYDDATLRGLLADPGHEVLVVTMADRFGPHGAVGIVLLARHERVWHLKLLATSCRVVSLGAGSALLNWLSGQAAQAGVHLVADLRRTDRNRMMEIAYRFAGFTEHECACAAGLPAPGADGVERLHLVPAVRPASSALRLTSLDLTGAALPR comes from the coding sequence ATGACCGCGACGCCGATGGTGAAGTGTCTGATCTGGGACCTGGACGACACGCTGTGGCGCGGCACCCTGGTCGAGGATGACGGCGTGCGGCCGTTCGCGTGGGTGCGGGAGGTGATCACCACCCTCGACGGACGGGGTGTCCTGCAGTCCGTCGCCAGCAAGAACGACCATGACCACGCCTGGTCGCGGCTGGAGGAGTTCGGGCTGGCCGAGTTCTTCGTGGTGCCGCACATCGACTGGGGCCCGAAGTCGGAGTCGGTGCGCGCCATCGCCGAGCGGCTGAACTTCGCGCACACCGCGATCGCCTTCATCGACGACAACCCGGTCGAGCGTGCCGAGGTGGCCCATCACCTGGCCGACGTGCGGTGCTACCCGGCCGAGGAGGCCGCGGGGCTGGTCCGGCGGCCGGAGTTCAGTCCCGCCGTCGTCACCGTCGACTCCCGCCGGCGGCGGCAGATGTACCGGGCCGGGTTCGAGCGCGACGCCAGCCGGGCCGAGTTCACCGGCCCCGACGAGGGCTTCCTGCGCACGCTCGACCTGGAGATGACCATCGAGCGCGCCACCGAGCAGGAGCTGTCCCGCGTCGAGGAACTGACCCTGCGCACCAGCCAGATGAACGCCACCGGCGTGCACTACGACGACGCGACGCTGCGCGGTCTGCTGGCCGATCCCGGTCACGAGGTCCTGGTGGTGACGATGGCGGACCGGTTCGGTCCGCACGGCGCCGTCGGCATCGTGCTGCTGGCCCGGCACGAGCGGGTCTGGCACCTCAAGCTGCTGGCGACCTCGTGCCGTGTCGTGTCGCTCGGCGCCGGCTCGGCCCTGCTGAACTGGCTGTCCGGCCAGGCCGCGCAGGCCGGCGTGCACCTTGTCGCCGACCTGCGCCGCACCGACCGCAACCGCATGATGGAGATCGCCTACCGGTTCGCGGGATTCACCGAGCACGAGTGCGCCTGCGCAGCCGGTCTGCCGGCGCCGGGCGCCGACGGTGTCGAGCGCCTGCACCTGGTGCCGGCCGTCCGTCCCGCGTCGAGCGCGCTGCGCCTGACCTCGCTCGACCTGACCGGCGCCGCGCTGCCCCGCTGA
- a CDS encoding acyl carrier protein — MTTTSEPVAEQVQAFLTERTRQTWARDTDLFAVGGVSSMFAMELVVHLESTFDIVIAGPDLALDNFRTVDGMTALVLRLREAEQ, encoded by the coding sequence GTGACGACAACCTCAGAGCCGGTGGCCGAGCAGGTGCAGGCATTTCTCACCGAGCGCACCAGGCAGACCTGGGCGCGGGACACGGACCTGTTCGCCGTCGGCGGCGTGTCGTCCATGTTCGCCATGGAGCTCGTGGTGCACCTGGAGTCCACTTTCGACATCGTGATCGCCGGTCCGGATCTCGCACTGGACAACTTCCGCACCGTCGACGGCATGACCGCGCTGGTGCTGCGGCTGCGGGAGGCCGAGCAGTGA